A genomic window from Silene latifolia isolate original U9 population chromosome Y, ASM4854445v1, whole genome shotgun sequence includes:
- the LOC141628973 gene encoding uncharacterized protein LOC141628973, whose translation MFTIPCSIENKSFTHAILDLGASINVMTYTPYETLGLPPLNKTDVVIQLADRSNIYPKGMVEDVLVEVDHLTFLADFYVLDMEADSRANPILLGRPLMKTSKTKIDVSNGNLTMEFDGKKLTYNIYDAMKQPSDSHSCYFLNIIEPIVSQVYNFCQRDPLEVALTNNLEQEGLPVVLSHDVQEYSEDLDKEEELEDGEELSKEKK comes from the coding sequence ATGTTCACTATACCATGCTCAATTGAGAATAAAAGTTTCACTCATGCTATATTAGATCTAGGTGCATCAATCAATGTCATGACCTACACACCTTATGAGACCTTAGGGCTTCCACCTTTGAACAAAACCGACGTAGTGATCCAACTCGCGGATCGCTCAAATATTTACCCAAAGGGGATGGTGgaggatgtgttggtagaggtaGACCACTTAACTTTCCTGGCCGACTTCTATGTTCTTGATATGGAAGCCGACTCGAGGGCCAATCCGATCCTTTTGGGGAGGCCTTTAATGAAAACCTCTAAAACAAAGATTGATGTGTCTAATGGGAACCTTACTATGGAATTTGACGGAAAGAAACTGACATACAACATCTATGATGCTATGAAACAACCTAGCGATTCACATTCATGTTATTTCTTGAACATCATTGAACCAATTGTCTCACAAGTGTATAATTTTTGTCAAAGGGACCCTCTTGAGGTTGCCCTCACTAACAATTTGGAACAAGAAGGTTTGCCTGTAgtgttgtctcatgatgtgcaggagTATTCTGAAGATTTGGACAAGGAAGAAGAGCTTGAAGATGGGGAAGAATTAtccaaagaaaaaaaatga